The proteins below are encoded in one region of Micromonospora pisi:
- a CDS encoding M50 family metallopeptidase: MSIDGFTDVWNRLFDAQPDPPPLLVLLTGLVALAVVLTRLPWRIGRNAITIAHEGGHALAALLTGRRLHGVRLHSDTSGLTLSAGRPSGPGMVFTLLAGYVAPSLIGLGGAWLLGGNRITLLLWVAVVLLLAMLVMIRNAFGIVSIMVTTAVVFGVSWFAGPQVQAVFAYTGVWFLLIGGIRPVGELQTLRRRGRMPASDADQLAGVTFLPAIFWVGLFGVVNLLALGIGTSLLAGAHLADLDLPF, encoded by the coding sequence GTGTCGATCGACGGCTTTACCGACGTCTGGAACCGGCTGTTCGATGCCCAACCGGATCCACCGCCGTTACTCGTACTGCTCACCGGGCTGGTCGCGCTCGCGGTGGTGCTGACCCGGCTGCCCTGGCGGATCGGGCGCAACGCCATCACGATCGCCCACGAGGGTGGGCACGCGCTGGCCGCGCTGCTGACCGGCCGACGGCTGCACGGGGTCAGGCTGCACTCGGACACCTCCGGGCTGACCCTGTCGGCCGGACGTCCCTCCGGTCCCGGCATGGTCTTCACCCTGCTCGCCGGCTACGTCGCACCGTCCCTGATCGGACTCGGCGGAGCCTGGCTGCTCGGCGGCAACCGGATCACCCTGCTGCTCTGGGTCGCGGTGGTGCTGCTGCTCGCCATGCTCGTCATGATCCGCAACGCCTTCGGCATCGTCTCGATCATGGTCACCACCGCCGTGGTCTTCGGTGTCTCCTGGTTCGCCGGCCCGCAGGTGCAGGCGGTGTTCGCGTACACCGGGGTCTGGTTCCTGCTGATCGGTGGAATCCGGCCGGTGGGCGAGTTGCAGACGCTGCGACGCAGGGGACGGATGCCCGCCTCCGACGCCGACCAGCTCGCCGGGGTCACCTTCCTGCCGGCGATCTTCTGGGTCGGCCTGTTCGGCGTGGTCAACCTGCTCGCGTTGGGCATCGGTACGAGCCTGCTGGCCGGCGCCCACCTGGCCGACCTCGACCTGCCGTTCTGA
- a CDS encoding biotin--[acetyl-CoA-carboxylase] ligase, whose amino-acid sequence MPDSPYTDLDRPPLDVRGLRRSLVVPGGLWTRLDLRAETGSTNADVVAAASAGEPEGLVVVAERQTAGRGRRGRSWQSPARAGIATSVLLRPGVPVVEHDWPGAPPATYGWLPLLAGVALVEAVNRVAELPDSVAAGLKWPNDLLLGAAKGAGILAEAVPAEVVGGPPAIVLGIGLNVTLRADELPTNPTGLAATSLRLAGAAVADRDPLLRALLRALADWYGRWRAAGGDVEASGLRAAYLRHSATVGRAVRVLLPAGDDLVGSAVTVDPEGRLVVSAADGEHRVAAGDVLHLRGE is encoded by the coding sequence ATGCCGGATTCGCCGTACACCGATCTGGACCGCCCCCCGCTCGACGTCCGTGGGCTGCGGCGGTCGCTGGTTGTCCCGGGCGGGCTCTGGACCCGGCTGGACCTGCGCGCCGAGACCGGCTCGACCAACGCCGACGTGGTCGCGGCGGCTTCGGCGGGTGAGCCGGAGGGGCTGGTGGTGGTCGCCGAGCGGCAGACCGCCGGGCGGGGCCGCCGGGGCCGTAGCTGGCAGTCGCCGGCCAGGGCCGGTATCGCGACCAGCGTCCTGCTCCGGCCGGGGGTGCCGGTCGTCGAGCACGACTGGCCCGGCGCACCCCCGGCGACGTACGGCTGGTTGCCGCTGCTGGCCGGGGTGGCCCTGGTCGAGGCGGTGAACCGGGTGGCCGAGCTGCCGGACTCGGTGGCGGCGGGGCTGAAGTGGCCGAACGACCTGTTGCTCGGTGCGGCCAAGGGCGCCGGCATCCTGGCCGAGGCGGTGCCGGCGGAGGTCGTCGGTGGCCCACCGGCGATCGTGCTCGGGATCGGGCTGAACGTGACCCTGCGCGCCGACGAGCTGCCGACCAACCCGACCGGGCTGGCCGCCACCTCGTTGCGGCTCGCCGGCGCGGCCGTGGCCGACCGGGATCCGTTGCTGCGGGCCCTGCTGCGCGCACTCGCGGACTGGTACGGGCGTTGGCGGGCCGCCGGTGGCGATGTCGAGGCATCCGGCCTTCGGGCGGCTTATCTGCGGCACAGTGCGACGGTCGGCCGGGCGGTACGGGTGCTGCTGCCGGCCGGTGACGATCTGGTCGGGTCGGCGGTGACGGTTGATCCGGAGGGCCGTTTGGTGGTCTCGGCAGCCGACGGTGAGCATCGGGTGGCTGCTGGCGACGTACTGCATCTACGCGGAGAGTGA
- a CDS encoding S8 family serine peptidase: protein MTPRTIRGVTAVLCATAIAVLPAGPAQADRIRDDQWHLRYLKVTEAHKLSQGAGVTVAVIDTGVDPHADLRNNLLPGTETFPGGTGDGRVDIDSHGTGMAGLIAAHGQSATNGALGIAPKAKILPIRYVRKPGEPDSDNVAKGIEWAIAQKTQVISVSIGGGTSPREARAVRAALAANIVIIAAAGNAPQDYGIGFPASYEGVVAVGASDRTGNRADVSVMGDKMGILAPGVDIYSTSMDNKYRKGTGTSDSTAIVAGAAALIRSRYPDLSAEEVVHRLTATAVDKGAPGHDEEYGDGVLDLMAALTADVPPLAASATPSATASASPSPTASADDALPGDAPEGMSTNTLLVTFAVFLLLAVVIALLVVRSHRRAAGRGGAPPIDPA from the coding sequence GTGACCCCTCGCACGATTCGCGGAGTCACGGCCGTTCTCTGCGCCACAGCCATCGCGGTGTTACCCGCAGGCCCCGCCCAGGCCGACCGCATCCGCGACGACCAGTGGCATCTTCGGTACCTGAAGGTCACCGAGGCTCATAAGCTGAGCCAGGGTGCCGGCGTCACGGTCGCCGTCATCGACACCGGCGTTGATCCCCACGCAGACCTCCGCAACAACCTGCTACCAGGCACCGAAACCTTTCCTGGCGGTACGGGCGATGGTCGAGTGGACATCGACAGCCATGGAACGGGGATGGCTGGGTTGATAGCGGCCCATGGACAATCAGCCACCAACGGCGCCTTGGGCATAGCACCCAAAGCAAAGATTCTTCCGATCCGTTACGTCCGTAAGCCAGGAGAGCCGGACAGCGATAACGTCGCCAAGGGAATCGAATGGGCGATAGCCCAGAAGACCCAAGTCATTAGCGTGTCAATCGGTGGCGGAACATCACCCCGAGAGGCTCGCGCTGTCCGTGCAGCACTTGCCGCCAATATCGTGATCATTGCCGCCGCAGGGAATGCCCCACAAGATTACGGAATCGGATTTCCGGCTTCTTACGAAGGCGTGGTGGCGGTCGGAGCGAGCGATCGAACCGGAAACCGGGCGGACGTATCTGTCATGGGTGACAAGATGGGAATCCTCGCCCCAGGCGTGGACATCTACAGCACCAGCATGGATAACAAGTACCGAAAGGGCACTGGGACGTCCGATTCCACTGCCATTGTGGCTGGGGCTGCTGCGCTGATTCGGAGTCGGTACCCGGACCTGTCGGCCGAGGAAGTGGTGCACCGGTTGACCGCGACAGCGGTGGACAAAGGGGCGCCGGGGCACGACGAGGAATACGGCGACGGCGTACTCGATCTGATGGCGGCGCTGACGGCAGACGTACCCCCGCTGGCGGCCAGTGCGACGCCGAGTGCGACCGCGTCCGCCAGCCCGAGCCCGACGGCGAGCGCGGACGACGCGTTGCCCGGCGACGCTCCCGAAGGCATGAGCACGAACACCCTGCTCGTCACCTTCGCTGTCTTCCTGCTCCTGGCCGTCGTCATCGCGCTGCTGGTCGTACGGTCGCATCGCCGTGCGGCCGGGCGGGGCGGGGCACCGCCGATCGACCCTGCCTGA
- a CDS encoding acyl-CoA carboxylase subunit epsilon: MPDQEPAFRVVRGTPTAEELAALVGAIMLRPRPAAPDRPDTGSAWVRRSRPGAVSASGLPARPGVDAWRWSGLPR, from the coding sequence GTGCCCGACCAGGAGCCGGCGTTCCGGGTGGTGCGGGGCACCCCCACCGCCGAGGAACTCGCCGCGCTGGTGGGCGCCATCATGCTGCGGCCCCGCCCGGCCGCGCCGGATCGCCCCGACACCGGATCGGCCTGGGTACGTCGGTCCCGCCCCGGTGCGGTCTCCGCCTCCGGCCTGCCGGCCCGCCCCGGCGTCGATGCGTGGCGCTGGTCCGGGCTTCCCCGCTGA
- a CDS encoding O-methyltransferase, whose protein sequence is MTTKSLPLTEELHSYLIAHGSPPDDIARELIDETVDALPNDAQMQVAPEQAALLTFLTQLVNARQAVEVGTFTGMSSLAIARGLPADGRLTCFDISSEFTSVARRYWARAGVDDRIELRIGPAAEGLRSLPNEPYLDLAFIDADKVSYPIYWDELVPRMRPGGLIVVDNVLRGGRVLAPQDEADRAIVAFNADVRADVRVDVVMLPIADGLTLARRR, encoded by the coding sequence ATGACCACCAAGTCGCTGCCGCTGACCGAGGAACTGCACTCGTACCTCATCGCGCACGGTTCCCCGCCGGACGACATCGCCCGTGAATTGATCGACGAGACGGTCGACGCGCTGCCCAACGACGCCCAGATGCAGGTCGCGCCGGAGCAGGCGGCCCTGCTCACCTTCCTCACCCAGCTTGTCAACGCGCGGCAGGCGGTGGAGGTCGGCACCTTCACCGGCATGTCGTCGCTGGCGATCGCCCGTGGTCTGCCCGCCGACGGCCGGCTGACCTGCTTCGACATCTCCTCGGAGTTCACCTCGGTGGCTCGGCGCTACTGGGCCCGGGCGGGGGTCGACGACCGGATCGAACTGCGCATCGGGCCGGCGGCCGAGGGGCTGCGGTCACTGCCGAACGAGCCGTACCTGGACCTGGCGTTCATCGACGCGGACAAGGTCAGCTACCCGATCTACTGGGACGAGTTGGTGCCCCGGATGCGACCGGGCGGGTTGATCGTGGTGGACAACGTCCTGCGTGGTGGCCGGGTGCTCGCCCCACAGGACGAAGCCGACCGGGCGATCGTGGCGTTCAACGCGGACGTACGTGCCGATGTCCGGGTGGACGTGGTGATGCTGCCGATCGCCGACGGTCTGACCCTGGCCCGCCGCCGCTGA
- a CDS encoding MFS transporter, whose translation MPRLTRDRITWLTYAQLGVWGFFLYGFGPVVPLLRDEQGTTTAVAGLHSTALAAGALLGGLAFPYLATRLGRGRTNWLGLAGIVAAVAVLTLFHSLPATLTAALVAATFGFMLVNGVNTTLAEHHPVNSPAAISEANAACAGMGILAPIVIGLTVGAGLGWRPAIAVEVALIVAVAVAALVFRVRLPANIPATAAADGPPRRLPRSYWIAWLLLGVTGSIEVCLSLWAADVLRGNAGMSAGAASAALAAIVTGMFLGRFAGGWIALRVAPIPFLLAALAVSFVGFAIFWAAPIGWLAVSGLVVVGLGNAMHYPLGISMALATAPGQADRAAAYSSYSVAVGFGVAPVVLGWVADSVGPHLAFLLLPLFIATAALLALSLTRTTHTPPGVRKGPLLSPSV comes from the coding sequence GTGCCCCGCCTCACACGTGACAGGATCACCTGGCTGACCTACGCCCAACTCGGTGTCTGGGGATTCTTCCTCTACGGGTTCGGACCGGTCGTACCGCTGCTCCGCGACGAGCAGGGCACCACCACCGCCGTCGCTGGCCTGCACAGCACCGCACTCGCGGCCGGAGCCCTGCTCGGCGGCCTCGCCTTCCCGTACCTCGCCACCCGGCTCGGCCGAGGACGGACCAACTGGCTCGGGCTCGCCGGCATCGTCGCCGCGGTGGCCGTACTCACCCTCTTCCACAGCCTGCCGGCCACGCTCACCGCCGCGCTCGTCGCCGCCACCTTCGGCTTCATGCTGGTCAACGGCGTCAACACCACACTCGCCGAGCATCACCCGGTCAACTCCCCAGCGGCGATCAGCGAGGCGAACGCCGCCTGCGCCGGCATGGGCATCCTCGCCCCGATCGTCATCGGACTCACCGTCGGCGCCGGACTCGGCTGGCGGCCCGCGATCGCCGTCGAGGTCGCCCTGATCGTCGCCGTCGCCGTCGCGGCCCTGGTCTTCCGGGTACGCCTACCCGCCAACATCCCCGCCACCGCCGCTGCCGACGGCCCACCACGGCGACTACCCCGCTCGTACTGGATCGCGTGGCTGCTGCTCGGTGTCACCGGCTCGATCGAGGTCTGCCTCTCCCTCTGGGCCGCCGACGTGCTCCGGGGCAACGCCGGCATGTCCGCCGGAGCCGCCTCGGCCGCGCTCGCCGCCATCGTCACCGGAATGTTCCTCGGTCGGTTCGCCGGCGGGTGGATCGCCCTCCGGGTCGCCCCGATCCCGTTCCTGCTCGCCGCCCTCGCCGTCTCGTTCGTCGGCTTCGCCATCTTCTGGGCCGCGCCGATCGGCTGGCTGGCGGTGAGCGGGCTGGTCGTCGTCGGGCTGGGCAACGCCATGCACTACCCGCTCGGCATCTCGATGGCACTGGCCACCGCACCCGGACAGGCCGACCGGGCGGCGGCCTACTCGTCGTACTCGGTCGCGGTCGGCTTCGGCGTCGCCCCGGTCGTACTCGGCTGGGTGGCCGACTCCGTCGGCCCGCACCTGGCCTTCCTGCTGCTCCCGCTCTTCATCGCGACCGCCGCCCTGCTGGCGCTCTCCCTCACCCGAACCACCCACACCCCACCCGGGGTAAGGAAGGGCCCCTTGTTATCGCCTTCGGTATAG
- a CDS encoding acyl-CoA carboxylase subunit beta, with protein MSASSEVEINIHSTAGKLADLQRRVDEAVHAGSARAVEKQHARGKKTARERIEMLLDPGSFVELDELARHRSTNFGLERTRPYGDGVVTGYGTVEGRQVCVFAQDFTVFGGSLGEVFGQKIVKLMDLAMKSGCPVVGINDSGGARIQEGVVSLGLYGEIFFRNVRASGVIPQISLVMGPCAGGAVYSPAVTDFTVMVDQTSHMFITGPDVIKTVTGEDVGMEELGGARTHNTRSGNAHYLATDEDDAIDYVKALLSYLPANNMDEPPTYAAEAELAITDADRELDTLIPDSANQPYDIHRVIEHVLDDGEFLEVHPLFAQNIVVGFGRVEGRPVGVVANQPMHFAGTLDIAASEKAARFVRTCDAFNIPVLTFVDVPGFLPGTGQEWDGIIRRGAKLIYAYAEATVPKVTVITRKAYGGAYDVMGSKHLGADLNFAWPTAQIAVMGAQGAVNILYRSELGAAEDPAAFRAAKIAEYEETLANPYVAAERGYIDSVIAPAETRTQIVRALRMLRTKRETLPPKKHGNIPL; from the coding sequence GTGAGCGCCAGCAGCGAGGTCGAGATCAACATCCACAGCACCGCCGGCAAGCTGGCGGACCTGCAGCGGCGGGTGGACGAGGCGGTGCACGCCGGCTCCGCCCGCGCGGTGGAGAAGCAGCACGCCCGGGGCAAGAAGACCGCCCGTGAGCGGATCGAGATGCTGCTCGACCCCGGTTCCTTCGTCGAACTGGACGAACTGGCCCGGCACCGGTCCACCAACTTCGGGCTGGAACGGACCCGCCCGTACGGGGACGGTGTGGTCACCGGCTACGGCACGGTCGAGGGCCGGCAGGTCTGCGTATTCGCCCAGGACTTCACCGTCTTCGGCGGCTCGCTCGGCGAGGTCTTCGGTCAGAAGATCGTCAAGTTGATGGACCTGGCGATGAAGTCCGGCTGCCCGGTGGTGGGGATCAACGACTCGGGCGGCGCCCGGATCCAGGAGGGCGTGGTCAGCCTCGGCCTCTACGGCGAGATCTTCTTCCGTAACGTCCGCGCCTCCGGGGTGATCCCGCAGATCTCACTGGTGATGGGGCCGTGCGCGGGCGGTGCGGTCTACTCCCCCGCGGTCACCGACTTCACCGTGATGGTCGACCAGACCTCGCACATGTTCATCACCGGGCCGGACGTGATCAAGACGGTGACCGGCGAGGACGTGGGGATGGAGGAACTGGGCGGGGCCCGTACGCACAACACCCGCAGCGGCAACGCGCACTACCTCGCCACCGACGAGGACGACGCGATCGACTACGTCAAGGCGCTGCTGTCGTACCTGCCGGCGAACAACATGGACGAGCCGCCGACGTACGCCGCCGAGGCGGAACTGGCGATCACCGACGCGGACCGGGAACTCGACACTCTGATCCCGGACTCGGCGAACCAGCCGTACGACATCCACCGGGTGATCGAGCACGTCCTCGACGACGGCGAGTTCCTCGAGGTGCACCCGCTCTTCGCCCAGAACATCGTGGTCGGCTTCGGTCGGGTCGAGGGTCGCCCGGTCGGTGTGGTGGCGAACCAGCCGATGCACTTCGCCGGCACCCTGGACATCGCCGCCTCGGAGAAGGCGGCCCGCTTCGTCCGCACCTGCGACGCCTTCAACATCCCCGTGCTGACCTTTGTGGACGTACCCGGGTTCCTGCCCGGAACCGGTCAGGAGTGGGACGGCATCATCCGGCGCGGCGCGAAGCTCATCTACGCGTACGCCGAGGCGACCGTACCGAAGGTCACGGTGATCACCCGGAAGGCGTACGGCGGCGCGTACGACGTGATGGGTTCGAAGCACCTCGGCGCGGACCTCAACTTCGCCTGGCCGACCGCCCAGATCGCGGTGATGGGCGCGCAGGGGGCGGTGAACATCCTCTACCGTTCCGAACTCGGCGCCGCCGAGGATCCGGCCGCGTTCCGCGCCGCGAAGATCGCCGAGTACGAGGAGACCCTGGCGAACCCGTACGTGGCCGCCGAGCGCGGTTACATCGACTCGGTGATCGCACCGGCCGAGACCCGCACCCAGATCGTCCGCGCGCTACGGATGCTCCGCACCAAGCGGGAGACGCTGCCGCCGAAGAAGCACGGCAACATCCCGCTGTAA
- a CDS encoding ketopantoate reductase family protein yields the protein MRYVIIGAGAVGGTIGARLALAGHDVTLVARGAQLDAIRARGLTLATPEDERNVPLPAVAGADELELTPDTALVLTVKSQDTQAALGEWAGAPVTGGGTAAERLPLLTAQNGVANERAALRRFDRVYGICLWLPATFLEPGVIAAEGHPHSGMLQLGAYPGGADECVRQIADELTKSGFVTRVRDDVMRWKYGKLLANLGNGVDALLGRDADPGLIDLLRAEGVAALAAAGIAHTSREEEAADRADNVRARPVAGRTRAGSSTWQSLARGTGSTETDYLNGEIVLLGRLHGVPTPVNAAVQRAVRRAVRERIPAGGFPPDQLLA from the coding sequence GTGCGGTATGTGATCATCGGTGCGGGGGCGGTCGGCGGCACCATCGGCGCGCGGCTGGCCCTGGCCGGCCACGACGTGACCCTGGTGGCCCGTGGCGCCCAGTTGGACGCGATCCGCGCCCGAGGGCTGACCCTGGCCACCCCCGAAGACGAGCGGAACGTCCCACTGCCAGCGGTGGCCGGCGCCGACGAGTTGGAGCTGACGCCGGACACCGCGCTGGTGCTCACGGTCAAGTCCCAGGACACCCAGGCGGCCCTCGGCGAGTGGGCGGGCGCGCCGGTGACCGGTGGCGGTACGGCGGCCGAACGGCTACCGCTGCTGACCGCGCAGAACGGGGTGGCGAACGAGCGCGCCGCGCTGCGCCGCTTCGACCGCGTCTACGGGATCTGCCTCTGGTTGCCCGCCACCTTCCTCGAACCGGGTGTGATCGCCGCCGAGGGGCACCCGCACTCCGGCATGTTGCAGCTCGGCGCCTACCCGGGCGGGGCCGACGAGTGCGTACGGCAGATCGCGGACGAGCTCACCAAGAGCGGATTCGTCACCCGGGTACGGGACGACGTGATGCGCTGGAAGTACGGCAAGCTGCTGGCCAACCTCGGTAACGGGGTGGACGCGCTCCTCGGCCGGGACGCCGACCCGGGGCTGATCGACCTGCTGCGCGCCGAGGGGGTCGCCGCGCTGGCGGCGGCCGGCATCGCGCACACCTCGCGCGAGGAGGAGGCGGCCGACCGGGCGGACAACGTACGGGCACGCCCGGTTGCCGGCCGTACCCGGGCGGGGAGTTCGACCTGGCAGAGTCTGGCTCGGGGCACGGGTTCGACCGAGACCGACTATCTCAACGGGGAGATCGTCCTGTTGGGACGCCTGCACGGGGTGCCGACCCCGGTGAACGCGGCGGTGCAGCGCGCGGTCCGCCGCGCCGTACGAGAGCGGATTCCGGCCGGCGGCTTCCCGCCGGACCAGCTGTTGGCCTGA
- a CDS encoding serine/threonine-protein kinase, protein MSEAPPQLIADRYRLVEPLGQGGMGRVWLARDEVLHRDVAIKELVPPPGLTTDERREMRERSLREARAIARLNNINVVRIFDVLRTDADPWIVMEYVRSRSLQDTLASDGPVSPGKAAEIGLGVLGALKAAHKAGVMHRDIKPGNVLLGEDGRVVLTDFGLATVPGDPNVTRTGLVLGSPAYIAPERARDGTAGPEADLWSLGATLYAAVEGQSPYARSSAIATLAALATEPPPPAKRAGPLKAVLNGLLRKDPAQRITADVAERLLRRATDKRPPRSTISLLDGVRRPSPFGPREARTKVVPLPAPRPASDQPAAAADSASSSMIADFIGTAGAGATEPTAPGTPVTRDEPGATVDDAADQPAVTAESTEVESTETDRTEPPTASVEKTAKLSAPISPAPPSYAIGAASVGSGTPAPVTPTPAPAPTPAPTSPAPAAAGATETVASPNRGRTFGRPVVAGAENKGSFFAGRQVWLLGGLVVVLLLALAVVVPLALRDPDTKSSDQPGGQPSAQASATGTGAPASTTAPAAPPAGEPSSPAVAPSDVPASEPAMTRGQGPLPAGWTWHKDSTGFTVPVPSGWRMERTSTAVRFIEPNNARLLMIDQTSSPQKDAVADWTRQEDARTRAGRYRDYKRVKIEKIDYFLEAADWEWTYTSDSGNPLHVVNRGFVTGPRHGYAIYWSTPAGAWQDNLDELKLISDGFLPAPN, encoded by the coding sequence ATGTCCGAGGCGCCCCCCCAATTGATAGCTGACCGTTACCGGCTCGTGGAGCCGCTCGGTCAGGGAGGCATGGGGCGCGTATGGCTCGCCCGCGACGAGGTGCTGCACCGGGATGTGGCCATCAAGGAGTTGGTTCCGCCACCGGGGCTGACCACGGATGAGCGCCGCGAGATGCGGGAGCGGTCGTTGCGCGAGGCCCGCGCCATCGCCCGGCTGAACAACATCAACGTGGTCCGCATCTTCGACGTGCTGCGTACCGACGCCGACCCGTGGATCGTGATGGAGTACGTCCGGTCCCGCTCGTTGCAGGACACGCTCGCCTCCGACGGTCCGGTGTCACCGGGAAAGGCCGCCGAGATCGGCCTGGGCGTGCTCGGCGCGTTGAAGGCGGCGCACAAGGCCGGCGTGATGCACCGGGACATCAAGCCGGGCAACGTGCTGCTCGGCGAGGACGGCCGGGTGGTGCTGACCGACTTCGGTCTCGCGACCGTGCCGGGGGACCCGAACGTGACGCGTACCGGGCTGGTGCTCGGCTCACCGGCGTACATCGCGCCGGAACGGGCGCGCGACGGTACGGCCGGTCCGGAGGCGGATCTCTGGTCGCTGGGCGCGACGCTGTACGCCGCCGTGGAGGGGCAGTCGCCGTACGCCCGTTCTTCGGCGATCGCGACGCTGGCCGCGCTGGCGACGGAACCGCCACCACCGGCGAAGCGGGCCGGCCCGCTGAAGGCGGTGCTCAACGGGTTGCTGCGCAAGGACCCGGCGCAGCGGATCACCGCCGACGTGGCGGAGCGGTTGTTGCGGCGGGCTACGGACAAGCGCCCCCCGCGCAGCACCATTTCGCTGCTCGACGGCGTACGCCGTCCGAGTCCCTTCGGGCCCCGTGAGGCGCGGACCAAGGTGGTGCCGCTGCCAGCGCCGCGGCCCGCGTCGGATCAGCCGGCCGCCGCGGCGGACTCGGCTTCCTCCTCCATGATCGCCGACTTCATCGGTACGGCCGGTGCCGGTGCCACTGAGCCCACTGCCCCGGGCACGCCCGTTACCCGGGATGAGCCCGGCGCCACGGTCGATGACGCCGCCGACCAGCCCGCCGTGACGGCGGAGTCGACAGAGGTGGAGTCGACGGAGACGGACCGGACCGAGCCACCGACCGCGTCGGTGGAGAAGACGGCGAAGCTCAGCGCGCCGATCTCCCCGGCCCCGCCCTCGTACGCGATCGGGGCCGCCTCGGTCGGCAGCGGTACGCCGGCCCCGGTGACACCGACACCAGCACCGGCTCCGACACCGGCTCCGACCTCGCCGGCCCCGGCCGCCGCCGGAGCGACCGAGACAGTCGCCTCGCCGAACCGTGGCCGTACGTTCGGGCGCCCGGTTGTCGCCGGAGCCGAAAACAAGGGTTCCTTCTTCGCCGGACGACAGGTGTGGCTGCTCGGCGGCCTGGTTGTGGTGCTCCTGCTCGCACTGGCGGTGGTCGTGCCGCTGGCCCTGCGGGATCCGGACACGAAGTCCTCCGACCAGCCCGGCGGTCAGCCGTCCGCCCAGGCGTCGGCGACCGGTACGGGCGCCCCGGCGTCCACCACGGCACCGGCCGCGCCACCGGCGGGTGAGCCGTCCAGTCCGGCGGTGGCGCCGAGCGACGTGCCCGCCTCGGAGCCGGCGATGACGCGCGGCCAGGGCCCGTTGCCGGCCGGGTGGACCTGGCACAAGGATTCGACCGGCTTCACGGTGCCGGTGCCGAGCGGTTGGAGGATGGAACGTACCTCGACCGCGGTCAGGTTCATCGAGCCCAACAACGCCCGGCTGCTCATGATCGACCAGACGTCCAGCCCGCAGAAGGACGCGGTCGCGGACTGGACCCGGCAGGAGGACGCACGGACCCGTGCCGGTCGCTACCGGGACTACAAGCGGGTCAAGATCGAGAAGATCGACTACTTCCTCGAAGCCGCCGACTGGGAGTGGACGTACACCTCGGACTCCGGAAATCCGCTGCACGTGGTCAACCGGGGCTTTGTCACCGGGCCGAGGCACGGGTACGCGATCTACTGGTCGACGCCCGCCGGGGCCTGGCAGGACAACCTGGACGAACTGAAGCTCATCTCGGACGGATTCCTGCCCGCGCCGAACTGA
- a CDS encoding Maf family protein, with protein MRTTNPLRFVLASASPARRKSLLAAGIQPEVLVSGVDESTANAERAEMLCLDLARLKAEAVTERIRATSGPGTLVLGCDSVLAFDGEILGKPVDADDATRRWKQMRGRSGVLHSGHCLIDVTADRRAEAVASTTVHFADISDEEIAAYVATGEPLQVAGAFTIDGLGGPFVERVEGDPGTVVGLSLPLLRNLLGELDVRITDLWQGRPY; from the coding sequence GTGCGTACGACGAATCCCCTGCGCTTTGTACTCGCCTCCGCCAGTCCGGCCCGGCGCAAGAGTCTGCTGGCCGCCGGCATCCAGCCGGAGGTGCTGGTCAGCGGTGTCGACGAGTCGACCGCGAATGCCGAACGGGCCGAAATGCTCTGCCTCGACCTCGCGCGGCTGAAGGCGGAGGCGGTCACCGAGCGGATCCGGGCGACCAGCGGACCGGGGACGCTGGTGCTCGGCTGCGACTCCGTACTGGCCTTCGACGGCGAGATCCTGGGCAAGCCGGTCGACGCCGACGACGCCACTCGGCGGTGGAAGCAGATGCGCGGTCGCTCGGGGGTGCTGCACAGCGGTCACTGCCTGATCGACGTCACCGCAGATCGCCGGGCCGAGGCGGTTGCCTCCACCACGGTGCACTTCGCCGACATCAGCGACGAGGAGATCGCCGCGTACGTGGCGACCGGCGAGCCGTTGCAGGTGGCGGGCGCCTTCACGATCGACGGTCTCGGCGGCCCCTTCGTCGAGCGGGTGGAGGGCGACCCGGGCACCGTGGTCGGACTCTCCCTGCCGCTGCTCCGCAACCTCCTCGGCGAGTTGGATGTGCGGATCACCGACCTGTGGCAGGGCCGACCGTACTGA
- a CDS encoding sigma factor-like helix-turn-helix DNA-binding protein, with translation MPDVGGFDEFYRGSRQRLLGYVYLLTGDLSEAQDAVQEAYIRAWQRWSTVSGYEDPESWVRVVAARVAVSRWRSLRSRARAYLRHGAVENVTPGPGTETVDVVAALRRLPEEQRTALALYYLVGLPVAEVARETGAPVGTVKARLSRGRVALAGLLAVVELEEAADA, from the coding sequence GTGCCCGACGTCGGCGGGTTCGACGAGTTCTACCGGGGAAGCCGGCAACGGCTGCTCGGCTACGTGTACCTGCTCACCGGTGACCTGTCCGAGGCACAGGACGCGGTACAGGAGGCGTACATCCGGGCCTGGCAGCGCTGGTCCACGGTGAGCGGGTACGAGGACCCGGAGTCGTGGGTACGGGTGGTCGCCGCCCGGGTCGCGGTCAGCCGGTGGCGTAGCCTGCGCAGCCGGGCCCGCGCGTACCTGCGCCATGGCGCGGTGGAGAACGTCACGCCGGGACCGGGCACCGAGACGGTCGACGTGGTGGCGGCGCTGCGCCGCCTGCCAGAGGAACAGCGCACCGCGCTGGCTCTCTACTACCTGGTCGGTCTACCGGTGGCGGAGGTGGCTCGGGAGACCGGCGCCCCGGTCGGCACCGTCAAGGCCCGGCTCTCCCGGGGGCGGGTGGCCCTGGCGGGTTTGTTGGCCGTCGTCGAGTTGGAGGAGGCCGCTGATGCCTGA